One Paenibacillus sp. JNUCC32 DNA segment encodes these proteins:
- a CDS encoding DUF2577 domain-containing protein, with protein MTQLIEGSGISQFKALIQTLGYNKDVDIEFATVTAAPPNLRIKIDNMPVELDADDLVICEHLTEHTRKATIDGGSEVDIVYSAALATGDRVIVASNESAQVYVILDRIGGV; from the coding sequence TTGACGCAATTAATCGAAGGCAGCGGAATCAGCCAGTTTAAGGCGTTGATACAAACGCTAGGATACAACAAAGACGTAGATATCGAGTTTGCGACGGTAACAGCCGCGCCTCCTAATCTGCGCATCAAAATCGACAATATGCCGGTAGAATTGGACGCTGACGACCTCGTTATCTGCGAGCATCTTACGGAGCATACGCGCAAAGCTACGATAGACGGCGGTTCCGAGGTCGATATCGTTTACAGCGCAGCGTTGGCGACCGGAGATCGCGTAATCGTCGCGTCCAATGAGTCCGCGCAAGTGTACGTCATTCTCGACCGGATAGGAGGCGTATAG
- a CDS encoding phage holin, with protein MSKWKNYGMWVSLTAAVLLAIQAVGGIFGFTITPEQYDEVVAAVNAVLGVLVVLGIVSNPKEGNGYTDSENE; from the coding sequence ATGAGTAAGTGGAAAAACTACGGAATGTGGGTATCGTTGACGGCTGCGGTATTGCTCGCGATTCAGGCGGTGGGCGGCATCTTCGGCTTTACGATTACGCCGGAACAGTATGACGAAGTTGTGGCCGCTGTTAACGCGGTGCTCGGCGTGCTGGTCGTCCTGGGCATCGTAAGCAATCCGAAAGAAGGCAACGGGTACACAGATAGCGAAAACGAATAA
- a CDS encoding transcriptional regulator, translated as MGLGKQRSKFGAYLDRKRIPQERIREETKLGRDTLTRVCSRPEYYPSGSTMRKLIAAVRKLTGDNVSPDDFWSM; from the coding sequence ATGGGACTCGGAAAACAGCGCAGCAAATTCGGCGCCTACTTGGACCGTAAGAGGATTCCGCAGGAGAGGATACGCGAGGAAACGAAACTAGGCCGCGACACATTAACGCGGGTCTGCAGCCGGCCGGAATATTACCCGAGCGGTTCGACTATGCGCAAACTAATCGCTGCCGTCCGAAAGTTGACCGGCGATAACGTGTCGCCTGACGATTTTTGGTCGATGTAA
- a CDS encoding helix-turn-helix domain-containing protein, whose product MPLFPSYKPLRKLVVDRDMKMSDLYKNDVVSRSTVSVLNMDRFVSLETLALICEYLNCRIEDVVEFVDDTQS is encoded by the coding sequence ATGCCTTTGTTCCCAAGCTATAAACCTCTAAGAAAATTAGTAGTAGACCGAGATATGAAAATGTCTGACTTGTACAAGAATGACGTTGTCTCACGCTCTACCGTATCCGTCCTAAATATGGATCGATTTGTTTCACTCGAAACGCTGGCTTTGATTTGCGAATACCTTAACTGCCGCATAGAAGACGTTGTCGAGTTCGTTGACGACACGCAATCATAA
- a CDS encoding baseplate J/gp47 family protein, protein MAYEDQTQAAIQQRMLDASPPDIDKRQGSVTYDLTAPAAIEIERAYVELDVVLAAGFADTTYGPWLDMRAREYGLTRKPAVKAIGSLTFSGPDGTVIPAGTVASTGGETPVYFVTKAPAAIAGGTVTVAAEAQEGGADGNAGAGTINTLIGDLVGVVTVTNGTFFEGGVDAESDASLLARYLERAGRPATSGNANQYRQWALEVPGVSDARVYPIWNGPGTVKIVLLDDEKTAPDSTIVSAVQAYIDPTQDGTGQGVAPIGAVATVAGAVEVPINTAVKVQLAPGATTAEVQAQIEAGVRAYLQSLAFTDPLVRVTRIANVILDIPPVIDYENLTVNGGGANIAIADGEVAVLGTVVVTT, encoded by the coding sequence ATGGCGTATGAGGACCAAACGCAAGCCGCGATACAACAGCGGATGTTAGACGCGTCGCCTCCGGACATTGATAAGCGGCAAGGCTCGGTTACGTACGATTTGACGGCGCCAGCAGCGATCGAGATTGAGCGCGCATATGTCGAACTCGACGTCGTGCTGGCCGCAGGATTTGCGGATACAACTTACGGACCGTGGCTCGATATGCGAGCGCGAGAATACGGCCTGACACGTAAGCCTGCGGTTAAGGCAATCGGCTCGCTAACGTTCAGCGGTCCGGACGGAACCGTTATTCCTGCGGGAACAGTCGCGTCAACGGGCGGAGAGACTCCGGTCTATTTCGTAACGAAGGCGCCGGCCGCAATCGCAGGCGGAACGGTTACGGTCGCTGCAGAAGCGCAGGAAGGCGGAGCGGACGGAAATGCAGGCGCAGGCACGATTAACACTCTCATCGGCGATTTAGTCGGCGTCGTAACGGTTACAAACGGCACATTCTTCGAAGGCGGCGTCGATGCCGAATCCGATGCGTCGTTATTGGCGCGCTATCTCGAACGTGCAGGGCGTCCGGCTACGTCAGGCAACGCGAATCAATATCGGCAATGGGCGCTCGAAGTTCCTGGCGTATCTGATGCGCGAGTCTATCCGATATGGAACGGACCGGGAACGGTTAAAATCGTCCTGCTTGACGATGAGAAGACCGCGCCGGACTCGACGATTGTTAGCGCAGTTCAGGCGTACATTGATCCGACGCAAGACGGAACGGGCCAGGGCGTCGCTCCTATTGGCGCAGTCGCTACGGTGGCGGGCGCGGTAGAGGTTCCGATTAATACCGCGGTAAAAGTACAACTCGCTCCTGGCGCAACGACGGCGGAAGTACAGGCGCAAATTGAGGCGGGCGTACGCGCTTATCTGCAGAGCCTCGCGTTTACTGATCCGCTTGTACGTGTGACGCGGATCGCTAACGTAATCCTCGACATTCCGCCAGTCATTGACTACGAGAATCTTACGGTAAATGGTGGCGGAGCTAACATCGCGATCGCTGACGGAGAGGTTGCGGTATTAGGTACGGTGGTGGTGACGACGTGA
- a CDS encoding FtsK/SpoIIIE domain-containing protein, with the protein MLVSGAGGALALAKVIGAGGCGIAAWQLWHTFPDQVLRRSLVNVFRRGDLYYKIRGFRGREVRSYPTILRVNTYLNRIEAAFRLPVGMDPSRITESEWLFRQVFGADAELSPVNDARTFVLRVYTVNMAEFAYDPDEVTETIRGMRLPIYVGKSRTGNVAYEMVDNPHLLVAGETGSGKSVALRSILTTLIRHSGDKLELYCADLKRSEFHVFRGVAREVVTDVDGLERIVLRLQREMRKRGDLLDAEEVAHVDDLPANKRPPYIVLAIDEVALLKREKDVMAAVEDVSTIGRALGVFLILSMQRPDAGVLEGRLKNNLTVRMAFRHSDAINSRITIGSDEAAAIMERDKGRMVLKLNGCEYVQGPHLTLPAARELLKDYKINNANVNVINNNHDINNDDVIELEVL; encoded by the coding sequence ATGTTGGTAAGCGGAGCAGGCGGCGCGTTGGCGCTCGCTAAAGTAATCGGCGCAGGAGGATGCGGAATCGCAGCGTGGCAGTTGTGGCATACGTTTCCGGACCAAGTATTGCGGAGGTCACTCGTTAACGTCTTCCGGCGCGGCGACTTGTACTATAAGATACGCGGATTTCGCGGCCGAGAGGTGCGCAGCTATCCGACCATCTTACGCGTGAATACGTATCTCAACCGGATTGAGGCGGCGTTTCGATTACCGGTCGGAATGGACCCGTCACGCATAACGGAATCCGAGTGGTTATTTCGCCAGGTGTTCGGAGCTGATGCGGAGTTATCGCCGGTCAACGATGCGCGTACGTTCGTCCTACGTGTGTACACGGTCAATATGGCGGAGTTCGCGTACGATCCGGATGAGGTAACGGAAACGATTCGCGGTATGCGGTTACCGATATACGTCGGCAAATCGCGCACAGGCAACGTCGCGTACGAGATGGTCGACAATCCGCATCTACTCGTAGCCGGCGAAACGGGCAGCGGCAAGTCCGTCGCATTGCGCTCGATATTGACGACGCTCATCCGTCATAGCGGCGATAAGCTCGAACTATATTGCGCGGATCTCAAGCGGTCGGAGTTCCACGTATTTCGCGGAGTGGCCCGCGAAGTCGTAACGGATGTCGACGGATTGGAGCGCATTGTCCTCCGCCTGCAGCGTGAAATGCGGAAGCGTGGCGATCTCCTGGACGCGGAAGAGGTAGCGCACGTTGACGACTTACCTGCGAATAAGCGGCCGCCTTATATCGTTCTGGCAATCGATGAGGTGGCGCTATTGAAGCGTGAGAAAGACGTCATGGCCGCTGTAGAGGACGTCAGCACGATTGGGCGTGCCTTAGGCGTATTCCTTATCCTATCGATGCAGCGGCCGGATGCTGGCGTATTGGAGGGGCGCCTAAAGAACAATTTGACTGTGCGCATGGCCTTCCGTCATTCGGACGCGATTAACAGCCGCATAACGATCGGATCAGACGAAGCTGCGGCGATAATGGAGCGCGACAAGGGGCGCATGGTATTGAAGCTAAACGGATGCGAATACGTACAGGGACCGCACTTAACGTTGCCGGCTGCGCGCGAACTGCTTAAGGATTACAAAATTAATAATGCTAACGTTAATGTTATCAATAATAATCATGATATTAATAACGATGACGTAATCGAATTGGAGGTGCTGTAA
- a CDS encoding DNA replication protein encodes MCPSYVAMHGYAGDGGRVGAAGLPSEYRHLTVNNSPARAGQADVYVAVDKYVDTFKTGDRVKSLYLYSAEPGTGKTTTAAALLNEYLTAHYIGCLQRGETPLERPAFFLDVNAWQKDFNAFNRPRVPEEIAEPAAARYYRTMTIASKVPFLVLDDIGVRDASDAFRADLHSVVNDRTANGLTDVYTSNIPMADMLRLFDARIADRIRDMCGEIHFVGKSKRGRR; translated from the coding sequence ATGTGTCCGTCATATGTCGCGATGCACGGTTATGCCGGCGATGGCGGACGAGTAGGAGCGGCGGGCCTGCCGTCAGAATACCGGCACCTTACCGTTAACAACTCGCCAGCACGCGCCGGACAAGCTGACGTATACGTTGCCGTAGACAAATACGTAGACACGTTTAAGACGGGCGATCGCGTCAAGTCGCTGTACTTGTATAGCGCGGAGCCTGGAACGGGTAAGACGACGACGGCTGCCGCACTCCTTAACGAATATCTGACCGCACACTATATCGGATGTCTGCAGCGCGGCGAGACTCCGCTTGAGCGTCCGGCTTTCTTTCTCGATGTCAACGCCTGGCAGAAAGATTTTAACGCGTTCAATCGTCCGCGCGTTCCGGAAGAGATCGCGGAGCCGGCCGCAGCACGCTATTACCGTACGATGACGATCGCGTCGAAAGTTCCGTTTCTGGTCCTCGACGATATCGGGGTACGTGACGCAAGTGACGCGTTTCGTGCGGATCTGCATTCCGTAGTTAATGATCGGACCGCGAACGGATTAACTGACGTATACACTTCGAATATTCCGATGGCGGACATGCTGCGGCTGTTTGACGCCAGGATTGCGGACCGTATACGCGACATGTGCGGCGAGATTCATTTCGTAGGCAAATCGAAAAGGGGGCGGAGATAG
- a CDS encoding phage tail protein has product MAQTANLGLPLIDANMTADVPRDMNALAEAVDTAVTEAVEGVTVPDATTTQKGVVQLNDTTTSTNKTQAGTADAVRRAYDRGSEGVTAAAAAQAKADAAETPAGAQAKANTAETNAKNASLPRTGGLLSGDGPIFGIVGATHAYQEYYPKGIAAGRKAYTGFGGDLADFHIQCSGGNIVFLDESGQTSVADLKSSVANGKQAIATAISGKGVPASGSDEFAVLANKISQIKTGIQVSSGNLAVSTGARTISNLPFKPQILIVYGRAETLINSGYQARARGYGIAYNLSGSNTIGNSLLADLYRDGFSIETNTQTLTNVVFGANSVSFDGITGTVSPNGTAYIVFGV; this is encoded by the coding sequence ATGGCGCAAACAGCGAATTTAGGGCTACCGCTAATCGATGCGAATATGACGGCGGATGTACCGCGCGACATGAACGCGTTGGCCGAGGCGGTAGATACGGCGGTAACGGAGGCGGTCGAGGGCGTAACGGTGCCGGACGCTACGACTACACAGAAGGGCGTTGTGCAGCTTAACGATACGACGACAAGTACGAATAAGACGCAAGCTGGGACGGCTGATGCGGTTAGGCGTGCGTATGATCGAGGTAGCGAAGGCGTAACGGCAGCGGCGGCGGCACAAGCGAAGGCAGATGCGGCAGAGACTCCGGCAGGGGCACAGGCGAAAGCGAATACTGCGGAGACGAATGCGAAGAACGCAAGTTTACCGAGGACGGGTGGACTCCTATCAGGCGATGGTCCTATCTTCGGAATTGTTGGGGCTACTCATGCATACCAAGAGTATTATCCTAAAGGTATTGCGGCAGGGAGAAAGGCTTACACAGGGTTCGGAGGAGACCTTGCGGACTTTCATATCCAATGCTCCGGCGGTAATATTGTTTTTTTGGATGAGTCTGGACAGACAAGTGTAGCTGATTTAAAGTCCTCTGTCGCTAACGGGAAACAGGCGATCGCTACCGCCATTAGCGGCAAGGGAGTTCCGGCATCAGGTAGCGACGAGTTTGCGGTATTAGCGAATAAGATTTCGCAGATTAAGACGGGGATACAAGTGTCGTCGGGTAACTTGGCGGTCTCAACTGGGGCGAGAACCATATCGAATTTACCGTTTAAACCGCAGATATTAATAGTATATGGGAGAGCAGAAACTTTAATTAACTCAGGGTATCAGGCACGAGCACGCGGCTACGGAATCGCGTATAACCTTAGTGGTAGCAACACAATTGGTAACTCACTGCTGGCTGACCTATATCGGGATGGTTTTAGCATAGAAACTAATACACAGACACTAACAAACGTCGTATTTGGCGCAAATTCTGTGAGTTTTGATGGCATTACGGGAACGGTATCCCCTAATGGAACAGCGTATATCGTATTCGGAGTATAG
- a CDS encoding BC1872 family protein, which yields MTREQIIDKWETLDPRARDAWVALAVFKWRIMGDQIFPPEGEQLRSSKVQYEDGRFSIILPNYTTDIAAAWTVVDESAKWGGMQIGCYGKPDARYYEVYTYTDTHPYSYPIDITKETAPEAIGLAAIIAKLSTAK from the coding sequence ATGACACGCGAACAAATTATCGATAAATGGGAGACGCTCGATCCACGCGCACGTGACGCATGGGTGGCGCTCGCTGTTTTTAAATGGCGTATCATGGGCGATCAAATATTTCCGCCAGAAGGCGAACAGTTACGCAGCAGTAAGGTCCAGTATGAGGACGGTAGGTTCTCGATTATATTACCGAATTACACGACAGACATTGCCGCAGCGTGGACAGTTGTCGACGAAAGCGCGAAATGGGGCGGAATGCAGATCGGATGTTACGGAAAACCGGACGCTCGTTATTACGAAGTGTACACATATACGGACACACATCCGTATTCATATCCGATTGATATTACGAAAGAGACCGCACCGGAAGCGATCGGACTCGCGGCAATCATTGCGAAATTATCGACGGCAAAATGA
- a CDS encoding YmfQ family protein, with the protein MNEVAKRMRDYVPKYYTEMPVATNILDREAEEIARLDASIDDVLAQFFIETATWGLTHWERIFGLTTDLTKTYAQRREILLSRLRGVGTVTAELIENVAQAYANGDVDVDINAPAYTVIITFVSSLGVPDQIDALKAAVRDTTPAHLAIEYVFRFYTYAELAAGGRTYGDVVATGKTYGEIYNRGLT; encoded by the coding sequence GTGAACGAAGTAGCGAAGAGAATGCGCGACTATGTGCCGAAATACTATACGGAAATGCCGGTCGCCACGAACATACTCGACCGCGAAGCCGAAGAGATTGCGCGACTTGACGCCAGCATTGACGATGTCCTGGCGCAATTCTTTATCGAGACGGCAACGTGGGGGCTAACGCATTGGGAGCGTATCTTCGGCCTGACGACGGACTTAACGAAGACATACGCACAGCGGCGCGAGATCCTTCTGTCGAGACTGCGTGGCGTCGGCACGGTAACGGCGGAGCTTATCGAAAACGTCGCTCAAGCGTACGCAAACGGTGACGTAGACGTAGACATCAACGCGCCGGCATATACCGTCATTATCACGTTTGTCAGCTCGCTAGGCGTTCCGGATCAGATTGACGCGCTCAAGGCGGCCGTACGCGATACTACGCCGGCTCATCTTGCGATTGAGTACGTATTCCGTTTCTACACTTACGCGGAATTGGCGGCAGGCGGACGGACTTACGGGGATGTGGTGGCGACGGGCAAGACGTACGGCGAAATTTATAATCGGGGGTTGACGTAA
- a CDS encoding replication-relaxation family protein: MNARDKAIIADIERFRYLTRDDIAELYFGHTRHPITQTNLVLKRLRRDGYVKCSTERRKYVYYAADRKLKADSQKVAHFLAIADYYKRIRAVEEPRVFEVEPKLGGKGQPEPDVFTIWKGAPWYVEIQRSTYTDKQMAEKLNRYEAYYNSGEWKREPWQPQNRAIFPYVWIIGAAKYNVGERPFRVYQASVDEMMARIKR; this comes from the coding sequence ATGAATGCGCGTGACAAGGCGATAATCGCGGACATTGAGCGGTTTCGGTACCTAACTCGCGATGACATTGCGGAGCTGTACTTCGGTCATACGCGCCATCCCATAACGCAGACTAATCTCGTGCTCAAGCGATTGAGACGCGATGGATACGTTAAGTGTTCGACCGAGCGGCGCAAATACGTCTATTACGCTGCAGACCGGAAGTTAAAGGCGGACTCGCAGAAGGTGGCGCACTTCCTGGCGATCGCGGACTATTACAAGCGCATACGTGCCGTAGAGGAGCCGCGAGTATTCGAAGTTGAACCGAAACTTGGCGGAAAAGGACAGCCGGAGCCGGACGTATTTACGATATGGAAAGGCGCTCCGTGGTACGTAGAGATTCAGCGGTCGACCTATACGGATAAACAGATGGCGGAGAAGCTAAATCGCTATGAGGCGTACTACAATAGCGGAGAATGGAAGCGCGAGCCGTGGCAGCCGCAGAACCGTGCGATATTTCCGTACGTATGGATTATCGGAGCCGCGAAGTATAACGTCGGAGAGCGTCCGTTCCGCGTGTACCAGGCGAGCGTTGACGAGATGATGGCGCGTATAAAGCGGTGA
- a CDS encoding DUF2634 domain-containing protein, translated as MALSPLEPVDIAAEEVADLTDEQPLKTYGLDFVNGELGGTVDGMTAIKQFVVKAVKTARFRFTIYDDDYGSEIEDLIGSDASAELLDTEVPRVIEEALLYDDRIDDVYDFELTREGDRLFVSFYIEINEEVIPMEVTI; from the coding sequence ATGGCGCTAAGTCCGCTAGAACCGGTTGATATCGCAGCAGAAGAGGTCGCAGATTTAACGGATGAGCAGCCGCTTAAGACATACGGACTCGACTTCGTTAACGGCGAGTTGGGCGGGACGGTTGACGGCATGACCGCGATTAAGCAATTCGTTGTCAAAGCGGTAAAGACGGCGCGATTCCGATTTACGATTTATGACGATGATTACGGTAGCGAGATCGAGGACCTTATCGGCTCGGATGCATCTGCAGAATTGTTGGATACAGAGGTGCCGCGTGTTATCGAGGAGGCGCTGCTCTACGATGACCGCATTGACGACGTATATGATTTCGAATTGACACGCGAGGGCGACCGCCTTTTCGTGTCTTTTTACATTGAGATAAACGAGGAAGTTATACCGATGGAGGTGACGATTTAA
- a CDS encoding DUF4352 domain-containing protein, which produces MKKYLTKENIAGGVLVLVVLFITIPAILSIDIQNEPPQPSIQYGIGDELIDGPFGFTITDAKRDGEEVTLHVRAKNHGSQAEALYGGSVRLVDVNGRIYEHALDTVSKLTVNPGMETEGKVTFEVPDDAYGLKAAVNYDAIQSSVDKAFGNKAEYKTIKLEL; this is translated from the coding sequence ATGAAAAAGTACCTAACCAAAGAGAATATTGCAGGGGGAGTCCTTGTTTTAGTAGTTCTTTTCATAACGATACCTGCGATATTATCAATCGACATTCAGAACGAACCGCCGCAGCCTTCGATCCAGTACGGTATTGGTGACGAGTTAATTGACGGGCCTTTTGGTTTCACGATAACTGACGCCAAACGCGACGGAGAAGAGGTAACGCTGCATGTCCGGGCGAAGAATCACGGAAGCCAGGCCGAAGCGCTTTACGGAGGAAGTGTGCGTCTGGTAGACGTTAACGGCCGAATCTATGAGCACGCACTGGATACCGTTTCTAAGTTAACGGTTAATCCCGGGATGGAAACCGAGGGCAAAGTGACGTTTGAGGTGCCTGATGATGCGTACGGATTAAAGGCCGCGGTTAATTATGACGCGATCCAAAGTTCCGTAGATAAGGCTTTCGGAAATAAAGCCGAATATAAAACGATAAAACTCGAACTATAA
- a CDS encoding winged helix-turn-helix transcriptional regulator, which translates to MFKFKSASAYWQSFSEYQSFTNVDEMNAVVKRFVSVYELTSAAESVLNTIKLHAKRFVGVCWLYREEIARKAGVSLSSVNRAIKALKETGILTVHHTIHTKRGGQTHSVYVINREFIGAELAAIEPANESANESPYESEKVAEMPRQAEVSASQPQVHKNLDTNSHKTLKDKTNSIKIDNNEPDVDDVLKSVPTEFIAIMKPYYDGSPDVIAARWKTVCVAIKKSCVDMTNASWDTIGQAWRDVVRQYKQRKIRNSSDDGLGGYFYRVLCDYLLDDYLRKVWG; encoded by the coding sequence ATGTTTAAATTTAAGTCCGCATCCGCATACTGGCAGTCTTTCTCCGAATATCAATCGTTCACAAACGTGGACGAAATGAACGCCGTGGTCAAGCGCTTCGTTTCCGTCTACGAACTCACTTCCGCAGCCGAGTCCGTCCTCAATACGATTAAACTCCACGCCAAGCGCTTCGTCGGCGTCTGCTGGCTCTATCGCGAGGAAATCGCACGTAAAGCCGGCGTATCCCTTTCGTCGGTTAACCGCGCGATCAAGGCGCTAAAGGAAACCGGCATCCTAACCGTTCACCACACGATACATACTAAACGCGGCGGCCAAACGCACAGCGTATACGTCATCAATCGCGAGTTTATAGGCGCAGAATTAGCGGCCATTGAACCGGCGAATGAATCCGCGAATGAATCACCGTACGAGTCCGAAAAAGTGGCCGAGATGCCGCGCCAGGCCGAGGTTTCCGCGAGTCAGCCGCAAGTACATAAGAACTTAGATACAAACTCACATAAAACATTAAAAGATAAAACCAATTCGATAAAAATCGATAATAACGAGCCTGACGTTGATGACGTTTTAAAATCGGTCCCAACGGAATTTATCGCAATCATGAAGCCGTATTATGACGGATCTCCTGACGTTATTGCTGCGCGCTGGAAAACCGTCTGCGTTGCGATTAAGAAGAGTTGCGTTGATATGACGAATGCTTCGTGGGATACGATCGGACAAGCCTGGCGCGATGTCGTGCGTCAGTATAAACAGCGCAAGATCCGCAATTCGAGCGATGACGGACTTGGCGGCTACTTCTACCGGGTGCTTTGCGATTACCTGCTTGACGATTATTTGCGCAAGGTTTGGGGTTAG
- a CDS encoding N-acetylmuramoyl-L-alanine amidase, giving the protein MRYVSNHIPKDTPQNRRPEYFMAPSTITIHNTANLTSTAANERSWLTNPANKAQASYHIVVDEREAIECIPLNESAWHAGDGSGAKSGNRTSIGVEICESGNYAKTLDNAASLVAQMLKDRGWGVDRLRRHFDWSGKICPRLMYDDGKWTGWFAFKASVQRKLDEMKGATAKVEIPKATVMYDGVKAQDAVIIDGSVYVPLRYIAERVGANVAWDNTKKIATITSKERG; this is encoded by the coding sequence ATGCGATATGTATCGAATCACATACCGAAAGATACTCCGCAAAATAGGCGTCCGGAATACTTCATGGCGCCTTCGACGATTACGATTCACAATACCGCTAACCTGACGTCAACAGCGGCGAACGAACGCAGTTGGCTAACGAATCCGGCAAATAAGGCTCAGGCATCGTATCACATTGTTGTCGACGAGCGCGAGGCTATCGAATGCATTCCGTTGAACGAGAGCGCCTGGCACGCGGGCGACGGCAGCGGCGCTAAGTCCGGCAACCGCACATCAATCGGCGTTGAAATATGCGAAAGTGGGAACTACGCGAAGACACTCGATAACGCTGCGTCATTGGTTGCGCAGATGTTAAAGGACCGGGGATGGGGCGTTGATCGATTGCGCCGCCATTTCGATTGGTCCGGCAAGATTTGTCCGCGGCTTATGTATGATGACGGAAAATGGACGGGCTGGTTCGCGTTCAAGGCGTCAGTACAACGTAAGCTGGACGAAATGAAAGGAGCAACGGCCAAAGTGGAAATTCCGAAAGCAACCGTCATGTACGACGGAGTTAAGGCGCAGGACGCCGTTATCATTGACGGCAGCGTGTACGTACCCTTGCGCTATATTGCCGAGAGAGTCGGCGCAAATGTGGCGTGGGACAATACGAAGAAAATCGCAACTATTACGTCTAAGGAGCGTGGTTAA
- a CDS encoding ParA family protein, with translation MAKIITFGIQKGGSSKTTTSGVVAYLLSEEYRVLAVDMDSQGNLTELLTQQDIYDFQGVTVFEALKAQDAREYIHKITDKLHILAANDLLATFSKWLYNGGYHGNPSLVLAETLATVADQYDYIIVDTPPALGEQTINALAASDHVVAMFEASKFCYTALSRFLETCVHVQQLPEVNMEIVGILRGMIDSRRTDNKALLQIVGDEYGDLCFDTILTRTAAAGRISINGFLDNPELNVAVTQYRDFLKELIERVNK, from the coding sequence TTGGCGAAGATTATCACGTTCGGCATACAGAAAGGCGGCAGCTCGAAAACGACAACAAGCGGAGTCGTGGCGTATTTGTTGAGCGAAGAGTATCGCGTATTGGCTGTCGACATGGATTCGCAAGGCAATCTTACGGAATTATTGACGCAACAAGACATATACGATTTCCAAGGCGTAACGGTTTTCGAAGCGCTCAAGGCGCAGGACGCGCGGGAATACATACATAAAATTACGGACAAGCTGCACATATTGGCCGCGAACGACTTGCTGGCGACGTTCTCGAAGTGGCTGTATAACGGAGGTTATCACGGAAACCCTTCGCTAGTGCTTGCGGAAACATTAGCGACGGTGGCCGATCAATACGATTACATTATCGTGGACACTCCGCCAGCACTCGGCGAGCAGACGATAAATGCGCTCGCAGCGTCCGACCATGTTGTCGCGATGTTCGAAGCGAGCAAATTCTGCTATACGGCGTTGTCGCGCTTCCTGGAAACGTGCGTACACGTTCAGCAGCTACCGGAAGTTAATATGGAGATCGTCGGCATACTCCGCGGCATGATTGATTCGCGACGTACGGATAATAAGGCGCTCCTGCAGATCGTAGGCGACGAGTACGGCGATTTGTGCTTCGATACGATTCTAACGCGGACTGCGGCTGCCGGCCGGATCAGTATTAACGGATTCCTGGATAACCCGGAATTAAACGTCGCGGTTACTCAATATCGAGACTTCTTAAAGGAGTTGATTGAACGTGTCAACAAATAA